The Maylandia zebra isolate NMK-2024a linkage group LG7, Mzebra_GT3a, whole genome shotgun sequence genome contains a region encoding:
- the lysmd4 gene encoding lysM and putative peptidoglycan-binding domain-containing protein 4, with the protein MWRGENGPRAFQAPVDVHASADGQVYMFRRKTNECAASSDDEELGVMELRPRDFQDQEDRLKNVPLLVREVLADDNLSKLALQYGCKVADIKRVNNLMQEQDLFALKFIKIPVQQHSFLTETFSNPSDPQEEMPNASQTPVEPQNKARAQPHIQEATDFLMEVDNDINKLIQTTTDRDEEFLDNSQKQQHFGLKGQRRTSYGADWGINWWNAVVAMLLIGIVLPLFYIIYKTKGALQPKNTSVMPQG; encoded by the exons ATGTGGCGGGGGGAGAATGGTCCGCGGGCTTTCCAGGCCCCGGTGGATGTTCACGCCAGTGCAGATGGCCAGGTCTATATGTTCAGGAGGAAAACAAATGAATGTGCTGCATCTTCAGACGATGAGGAACTCGGTGTCATGGAGTTGAGACCACGGGATTTCCAGGACCAGGAGGACAGACTGAAAAATGTCCCGCTGCTGGTGCGGGAAGTGTTAGCCGATGATAATCTCAGCAAGCTTGCACTGCAATATGGCTGCAAG GTAGCCGATATAAAACGGGTGAACAACCTAATGCAGGAACAAGATCTATTTGCACTGAAATTCATCAAAATACCAGTTCAGCAACACAGCTTCTTAACTGAAACTTTCTCAAATCCGAGTGATCCTCAAGAAGAAATGCCCAATGCTTCTCAAACACCAGTGGAGCCTCAGAACAAAGCCAGAGCCCAGCCTCATATACAAGAGGCCACAGATTTTCTCATGGAGGTGGATAATGATATAAACAAACTAATTCAAACCACAACTGATCGAGATGAGGAATTTCTGGATAACTCGCAAAAACAACAGCATTTTGGGTTGAAAGGACAGCGTCGGACCAGTTATGGTGCTGACTGGGGAATCAACTGGTGGAACGCTGTAGTTGCCATGCTCCTGATAGGCATCGTCCTTCCATTATTTTACATAATTTATAAAACAAAAGGTGCTCTACAGCCAAAAAACACATCAGTTATGCCTCAAGGATAA